CCCGCTCCTGGCTGCGCAGGGCGAAGGCGTCCTGCTCCTCGCGGGAGATCCGGTAGTCGGCGGCCAGTCGCTCGGCGGTCTCCCCCATCAGCTGCTCGGCGAGCGGGCAGAGAAACCCGTCCTGGTACATCGCGTCCACCACCGACTGGTCCCCCATGCGGTAGCCCCAGCGGGCACCCGTGAGCAGGTAGGGAACGCGGCTCATGGACTCGACGCCTCCGGCCAGAACCACCTCGGCATCGCCGTCGCGGATCGCCCGCCAGGCGAGGTCCACCGCCTTGATGCCACTCGCGCAGGCCATGTTCACGGTAAAGGCGGGGACCTCGGGGGGGACCCCCGCGCGGTAGGAGACCTGGCGTGCCACGTTCGGTCCTCCCCCCGCCTGCCGGGCGCAGCCGAACACGGTCTCCTCCACCTGGTTGGGGGCCACGCCCGCCCGGCGGAGGGCCTCGGAAGCCGCCGCCGACCCCAGTTGAGCCGCGGACAGCCCCGAGAGGGCGCCGCCGAACTTCCCGATCGGCGTCCGTACCGCCCCCGCGATCACAACCTCACGCATGTTGCTAACCTACGAAAACCAATGGATCTAGAGGCTAGTGGCCCATACTATCACGAGTCCCACAGGGCTTCCGGCTCAGTGGGCGGGCCTCACTCCCTCCCCCCTGCGCGCCTCACCCGCACCACGGTGCCCGTCCCCACCCCGAGGAGGCGGGCGGCGTTGCCCTCCCGGACCGCCACCTCCAGACGCCCGCCGCTGCCCATGAGCGCGCACGCCTCGCCCTGCCCCACCTCGGCGTACGTTCGCACCAGGGGGAGGGCGGCCCCGGCCAGGCTCACCA
This DNA window, taken from Vicinamibacteria bacterium, encodes the following:
- a CDS encoding beta-ketoacyl synthase N-terminal-like domain-containing protein, with the protein product MREVVIAGAVRTPIGKFGGALSGLSAAQLGSAAASEALRRAGVAPNQVEETVFGCARQAGGGPNVARQVSYRAGVPPEVPAFTVNMACASGIKAVDLAWRAIRDGDAEVVLAGGVESMSRVPYLLTGARWGYRMGDQSVVDAMYQDGFLCPLAEQLMGETAERLAADYRISREEQDAFALRSQER